The following is a genomic window from Macadamia integrifolia cultivar HAES 741 unplaced genomic scaffold, SCU_Mint_v3 scaffold_238A, whole genome shotgun sequence.
cttgtatcataaaaaataaagattaagcaacatcaagtcattaaaaatcatcaattagccatattaaataaaaaaaaaaaaattaacattaagtcatataatgttataaaaaatcaacatttagataaatgcttttgttctataataagtttgactagtccaatgattttatttttacatgagactttttctattagttataacataaaaccaactttctaacaagtctaagattacttaaatttgagttgtaatgacaaaactATGCTCTGGTCAAACTTAGTTTTAAGTACgcgaatgctattaaaatcgcctgaatgaaaataattttatggatatcaaaacaaaagattatttcacCGGACtgttggtttttagcaatgttttaacatgatagaatttataaaattttcataattgagaaaaccgtagcatttaaaagttgaaaatcgcccctataacaaaaatccagtttttgttcttagattggggggttgactttttatcattttggaatttgatttttaaactatttttattggattcaaataggggttatttgcttatttatgaataatatctttcatttacttaaatgatatttggcataaataagggtaaaaacacaaggcgacatgcagtgcaacaaggcgactgtcgcctaggccccaagcAAACTGCCTGAatgcctagtcgtcgcctaggcgacgccttgacaactatgcttggaATATGCTAAACCAATCCTATTATGCTTTTCCGTTCCGTTGGCAACATTACAGCTGTTTACTCCTAATTACTCATGCCCTTATTCACCACTACAAATCCAGGTCTTCGGTCTTATCCTTGTTCTTTTACCACCTCCAAGTTGCACGGTATTTCTCTTTGCCAGTGCATTCCAAGGCCTTTTATTGCACATGTCAGACGACTATCAACCAATTTCTGCTCACTCTTATCTATCAATGCAATTTTTAAGTTTCCTCAAACGTACTTAGCTTATAATTTTACCCTTCCTAGTCTTTCCGCCGTCTTACTTAACTTCCTCATTTGACTTATCCcacttttaagttgtttttTTCTTGCCCCGAATCCGGTTCCACGCAGCATTGGTGGTCTTGTAGGCATCTTATACAATTTAGCCTTTGATTTCGACATAATGTTATATCACACAACACTCTTGAAGTTCCTCTCCACTTCCTCCGTCCTGCTGtagtttttttctctctcattatGATTAAACCAAGATAATAAAAATGGTCATTTACAGGTAGTTTTCTCATCTGTTAATTCTTCATTGATTCATTCCTACTCCTTTTTTTACTAAAATTGCACCGCGCAAATTACTTTTTAAATTTGGATTATCTCATAACCAAAACTATATCGTTAGCAAAAAGCAGAGAATACAAAAGATTGCATCCCTCTGGATGTCTGTTTAACTCCTTTGTGTATTAGGTTTAAGCATTATTACTTAATTTGGTTCCAATCAGGTTCAGAGTACTTACAGATTGCTTGCAAATGCTCACAACATAAACTTTGGGAACAGCTCCATGCACTTCTATATTTACAGATTCTAGATTCTGTTACACAGATACATTTGTATTCCTTATTTCATCTCCAAGTTCACAATTGCTTACATTTTCTGTCAAATGCTTTCATTTTGGAATGCAAATAATGAATGCGTCTAAAATTTTAGATTATTCATAGCAATAATGAATTCATTTACTAGATTATCATATCAATAATGAATGCATCTAGTTTATTAACTTGGTTGCTTATTTGGGAATTCTATGTTATCTATGATGTGCCCATGTGCGCATACCTAGTTGCCTTTCCATATTAGCCTTTATGCCTTGTCCTAAGATTAAAAGCCAATTCTGTAAATaagctcctttttttttagatttaacaGTCAGGATCTAACTCCTAGACAGAGACTCACACCAAACACTTGCACTTAAACCATAGTTTTCTGGGCGCTTTGGTCTCCAAGGTGGTGCCTTGTATAGTTatcaaggcattgcctaggaAACAAGGCGTCTCAGCCTGGACTGGCGCCTCATGCTGATAACTATGGCTTTTTGGTATCACCTTGAGTGAGTGTTTTGCATGATGTCGTGCCATATTtgcattattttcctttttaatggtTGAGAAACTGCATGGTTCATGATCAACTTTACTTGCATTTTTAGGAGTCTTGGCTGTATTTTCTAAAGAAGTCCTAGAAGTTTATTAGTTGCTGAGGTTATCATTCAAAAATCAGCCATTTAAGactttcttttttgatagaTTTCCCCTGTTCTCGACAAGATTAGTGAGGGTAACCTTGAGCCATCATAATGGTTGCTAGAAGAAGCAGTATTGTTAAAGCAAGgatgatttttatgatttcttgAATCATTTTGTTTGGGGGTCTCTGGACATGGGAACTAAAGAATAGTGAAGTGGGTTACTCCAAAGTACCAATGGGCTCAAGGAATAGGggagttcctctctctctctctctctctctctcccccccccacccccaaaaaaaaaaaaagaaaagaaaagaaaagaaaaagaaccaaTGTGTTTTTGGAATAGAAGTTTTTTATGGTTGCTGGTTTGCTCTTGTTGGGTTCCTCTTGCTGTTTTATCTGATATGTCTTTCTGCTAATTCTTCTTAGTCCTAATCCATCAGATCAGATCTTCCCCTTAAACGCTTCTCTGATTGTCTTCTTTTCCTTCAGTTATTCTCCGTTATCTTATTTCCTGTTTCCCCTTGTTTCCTGTATACCCTCTCCATTGTTAGGTTCCTCTGTTCCAGCGCTAAACTGATTCGATTGTAGAGAGAATAgtctctctctactctctctaTATTACTTTCCGTTATCCATTCTTGGGGGTATGGATCTCTGGGCAGGGTCGACTTAAACCCTTATAGTTCACATCTTTCGTGCCGTAGGACTGAAGTTCACTTGTCTGAAACCAATTCTGGTCTTGCTTCTACTGCCGGGCCTggtttcagaatttttttttttttttttttttttttttttttttttatcacacaTTGGGCTTTTCAGATTTAGTTGATTGTTGAGTTGGTTTAACAGATAAAGGGTTAGGAACCTCATCTAGAAATTTCAGCTCAATCCGAGCATATTTAAGGGTGAACTTCAGCCCGCGAGCACACCTGTTCTTCCACCTCCTATTCTGGTTGtgtggttgaagacaacctcttATTTTATCTATGACTATTTAGCAACCCCTTTTCAACTTAATTTTGTTCTATTTCCCCTTCTATTTTAATACCAGAAAACTCCTTTCTTTTCAAATTCTATTTACACTTTGTTCCTTCACTTGCTTAATTTACTCTTATGGCACTACACTGCTCAAGAAATTACAGAATTGCTATTGGCTTTAATTTTTTAGCCATTTATCATTTGGGCGGGCCGATAGTGTCCAATAATCAGAGTTATTGAACCCTAGGTTGCATCAAAATCAAGTTAACCTGtggtcccctcccccttttcatattttatgcGTAAaactattttccttttattcttaCAGACTTTTCCATATCGGTtaaacaaatactaaaataTCAACCATCTCCCTGCgtgttttctttccttatttacTCCATGATGTGCCCTTTGTCATCTATGAAGCTTTGATGTTAGACAACTAAGCTTTATTTTGATCAAATCCATTACTGGCTGCAGTAATGCCAAGCCCTCTCTTCTGAAGATTAACGACTAAAATTCCACTACAGATTTTGATCTAACTGTTGGTCCAGATTCCAGTTGTTTAAGCATCCATTTTCCATAAAGGAGCACGCATTTTGGGTACTCCTGTAGGAAAATGCTGGATTGTCGTcttcattttcctctctagaagaTCTTATTAACATTTGTGTCCATGCTAATTCTCTTGTTAATTAATCTCTTTAGTTGTATTATGGTTATATTTTGATGATAACTATTAGACTTTGATTATTGTGCGGTAGCTGATCATGCAGATTGCTGTACTAGAAGAGGAACAGAAGAAAGAATCCACAGAAAAAGCTGAAGAAGAAGCTAAACCAAGTGATACTGATCCATCTGCTGGGGTAGAGTCCAAGAGTGATGGTTCCGATGGAAAACCTGACATTAATGATGTGCCAATGGAAGGAGCTCAGGTAACACagtttaaagagaaaaaaaattctcatactTGTTTGTTTCCGTTTATGCCATTATTCAAGTGATGGGTGATGGATTTATGGTCCCGGCTAATACTGATCTGGATTGGGATCGATTGCCATCATTTGTAATGCAATCTTgggttccaaaaccctaattagatTGATGTGAGCCTATCAAAGTGAAATTCAATTAATATGTAGTGGCAATTTTGGAAATTCGCAGAATTGTTGAGACCTTATTGGAAGTGAAAAAAGAACCTAGGGACAGATGGGTAAATAAATTTAAGGAGGAGGAACTTTCTGGAAGTTCAATTCAGAATAGGGGATAAATTAGAGACAGAAATTATTATTGATTTTGTCTCTACTAGTAATTAACAGAATCTGTGGTCTTCTTTCTCTTGACACAGAAATTAGAGGGGGAAAGTTAATATTTGGTAGGGACTACTTAAGAGGGCTGTAACCTCTTAGAGACGAGTCCAACAGAGCTGAAACTCTGGGAGTGGCATTACCCAATCCTAGTGTTGTAAAGCCAAAAAACAGTATTTTAATGTGGACTTGGAAGATTCTATGGAATACTTACAGTTACagaaaaaaaccagaaaacaaaGGTCTTTGTTCTGGAAAGAAATAGCTGAATAAATAGAGAACCAAAGCTAGGATATAAGAGCGAATGCGTACAGAAATCTATTTACTAAATTTGGCGGCAAACAGACTACTAATCTTTAGATATGACAAGATTCAGGCAGCTGAAAACTAGCCCAAAAACAGGGGATCAGTCCAGCtttgaatagaaaagaaatattaataaggagaagaaatatgaaaaaggaACAGCAAAAGAGAACAGGGAAGAACACACCTGTACGGAGATCACCAGATTTGAACCGACAGAGgatgaagagggaaaaaatcaaTCGATCAGTCAGGAGCAACCAGCTGACTTGATTGAAACATACTTCTATTAATTCCAGTCTGCCTGAGATAGAGAAGGATGCCTACTTGTATAGACTCGATTATTTCCTAAAGGTAATTTGAAACGGACTTTGAAACCAATTCAAGCTCCTGCTGCTAATGGAACTAACTTCAACAcattcaaataaaattaaaattacaacttaACCCAAGTGGAAAATATATTCCCTAAATATCTATTGGACTAAAACCCAGGTTTGGACCTGGTTCTTCTTGTCCTGGTGAAGCCTTCCAACCAAGTATGTGCAATTGCATCACTTTGAGGATCAGAGAATCTTTCTATGCTTGAATCATATCCTGCCAATGAATTGTATAATTTGTCTTTCCTATTTAGAGTCGATCCCGATCAGGATCAAGCAATATGGATTGGGATAGATCCATCCCTTGAAGCAATGCCTCCATGATTCTTGTTTACTGTTTTTATTACAAGTTACAGCATCTCTCTTTCTatctattaaaataaaataaacttccAGAATTATCCTTTATCAGGACCTCGCATtaattgtttttctatttttaactCTCTCTCCATTATACTTCAGAGCAGATTGTTCTTGGGTACTGATTTTAATCCAGCACGATATTGGCTAGCATTGTTTCAAGAATCGGCATTGTCTTATTCCAATTCCGGTCATTTTTTGCCCAATTCGTACTTGCTTTTAGGGTTCAGGCCGATTTTGGCTGAATCAGAATCGGAATCCATGGAGGCCGATTTAGTTGCCAAACCACGCGGTCTAGTATCGGCCATTATTGATAAGAGTATCAGGGGTATTGGCTAGAGTGTTGCTGGCTGATCCTGATACAGATTGGCCGATCTGATCTGCCTGATTGGATCCCAAGATTTAAaatctttatttgttttgggTCCTAGATCCAGAATGGAGAGTCTCATTTGCCAAGTTTCACCTTTACATTCACATCTCATTTATTGATAATTAACAAAAAAGATTACACTAAATGGATACagataaaacctaaaccttcaTATACTAGGTCTGATTATACAATAAATGTTTATAggtaaaacctaaaccttcaTATGATAGGTCTCTTGTACTCATACTTGGTCTCTCTGATTGATCACCAATTTCTAAATTTGTAATCGTGCTGACCTGGCACCGAAAACTAAGTCTGAATTTTTCCAGTTTAAGCATCTAGTGGTGGTGCAGAACAATAGCTTGTCATTTTTAATGTTGCCTGTTGCCTGTTGAGTAAAGGACTGCCATTAAGAATGTTGCTCAACTTGATATCATATTTCTTTGAAGAATTATCCTGTTATATATCTGACATGATTGCCATTTAATCTACGTAACTGCTGCTGATCCTGATTCTACAAGTTACTGATCATAAGCTTGATGCTTCTTTattgtttgtaattttttttatttccaggTGTCAGACAAGGATCAATCAGCTCCACAAGAATTGAGTGAAACTAGTTTGGATTTGAGTTTGGGCTTGAAACCCGGTGATAGTGATCATGATGCCAATCCAAAAACAGAAGATCAAAGTAAAGACGACCAACCAGAGGGTGTGAACTGAGCTGCTGTCGGAACATAAGATTAatcccaattaaaaaaaaaaaaaaatccataagcTATGGGAAACAGCTTAGAAAGTGTCTGATCCATCTCTTCTGGAGCCTTGTTCTgggctctctcttctcccatGTTTTATCTCTGCAGGATTtctcttttccctcattttatCTATAGGGGAAGTGCTTGTGGAGGAAAAATTATTTGTGCCTTGCCTGTGTCTCTTTGCCGCCCTTATTGCACAATTTATGAATTTAttcattgaagatgaatttcttCATGGTCCATGTGGAGTTGCTTGTATCCCTTGTTCTTTCtggattttgtgtgtgtgtgtgtgcgtgcgtGCAGGTAGAGGTAGAGGTAGATGCTGAAACGACTGGGCCTATGGCATGGGCTGTGAGCTTAAAATGTTGAGCCCACAGTTGGTAAAAGAAGTGTACAACCAAGCCCAATTAACCTATTATAACCGGCCTCTTCAATCTAAAAGGAACCcaataaggctgtgtttggttgtaatATTGTATAGAGATGCAACGATTAAAAtcgaaaagaaaatacaagaaaaagaaattaaaattttcttcctaTTTGGTTGtaacgaaaagaaaaaataataaaaatacatataaaaaggctgacaaaaagagatgaaaataaaTTCAATGATAATAATATGCCAATTCAATGGAGCATATACTGTACACGTTAATAATGAGAGATTTGTGGTAATTATTTTGTAGACTTTATGTTTGTGAAATCAAGGTTGTGTGTGACAGAGTTCCTAGGGCAGAGGCTGCCGGCCTAGGAGCTGATGAGCCAGTTCGGGGATCTCGCACGCTGGTAGGGGATCCGGGGAGACCGGATCAGCCATGTATTGTTTGGTTGGCTTGTCTTGATGGACAGGAACCATTGAGAGTTGGGGTTCTTAGTTTTAActttaaaatgaccattaacCTGCTTTAGGGTGATTTTTTTAGGTATGCATGACTCAGGAGAAATTATTATGTTTATATGCATGGCAATTGTCTTGGAGTTATATGTTATGACCATTTGATTATTATTGTGGGTTGATGAGTATAAAAATATGTTGTGATGGTGAATTTGTGTGGTACTTCACTTAATGAAGGAGGAAGGAGTGAGTGTACGAAATATTGGTACCTCACATAGCGAGGGAAGAGGGGGTGAATGTACAAGATTATGAAATCCCACTTAGCGGGAGAAAAAGGAGTGAGAAATTTGAGTTTACCTCAATTAGCGGGGAAGATGGAGTGAGACGTTATGATGAAGGAAGTATGATTGTGTTTATCTTATGTGGTGTGTATATTGAAATATGCAATTATTCTTTAAGATTGTAATATGGTATTGGtgatttttgtaggttttagtCATTGGTACGTCAAGTAGATAaccggtaccttattatagtctgtcgttATAAGCCCGTGGCTGCTTTGTAATGGTGCGTGAGGTTAACAATCGacacttattattattagtcATAACCCGTCGATCTTTTTGCATGTATCCTCgtgctcgtccttgcttggaatctccatgtaccCGATCTCgttaaattgggataaggttcTGAATGTTGTTGTTCTTACTCATTGGGTTGTTGTAGCTCACCCCATTGCGGGTTTATTTTTACAAAGATCATATTTTAGAGTGTTGGAGATCTTGTCTGGTGAAGCATGGATTAAAACAGAGGAAACTATTTTGGATGTATAGTCAATAAGTTTATGTTTTGAATGATTGTATATATAGTGATATTATAaagcggtattaggatttttatgtaaGATACCAGAGAGCATTGATGTGAATAAATTTGTAATTAGTAAAGTTTTGTTTGAGCACTAGGTATTATCTCACCTATAAAAGTGAAATTCAAGTTTATAGCCAAATCAATTACATTATAATTAGTTTTTAATGGGGTATTAGGATTTGAGGCGTTTCACCAGATCTCACAGCTTGTTGTCTACCCAACAACAAGAAGTACTTCCTCCGAAAGAGAGGCAATTAATAGACTCATAAGCATGGAATCTCTTTGCTTCCAAATGGCAGCGGCAATGGGATTAGCAGGACAAGGGATGGAGCCATCGAGATGGCCAAACAAGTTCTGACAATGGAGGAGCAGGGTGAGTTAGCTGTGCCAGAAGAGAAAAGTTTTTAGGGCTCAGCTTCAATGATATGTAGTGGTGAATCTGGTAGAGGAAGGAGgggaaagggaaggagatgatggTAGAAGGGTGGTGGTGGGGTAGAGGAATAGCAATAGGGGGCAGTGGAATTGCAGTTTTTGAagaggaaaaagggggggggggggcgtcATTGTATTCAACCATGATAGAGACAAGGGGGAAGAAAGAGGGAGGCAACTTACCCAACTCGGTTAAGATGTGATGAAGGGAA
Proteins encoded in this region:
- the LOC122071480 gene encoding uncharacterized protein LOC122071480, with the translated sequence MQIAVLEEEQKKESTEKAEEEAKPSDTDPSAGVESKSDGSDGKPDINDVPMEGAQVSDKDQSAPQELSETSLDLSLGLKPGDSDHDANPKTEDQSKDDQPEGVN